The Aedes aegypti strain LVP_AGWG chromosome 1, AaegL5.0 Primary Assembly, whole genome shotgun sequence sequence ggtgttcctcaaggcagaattttgggaccaatatctatctatctatataaataaaaatggagtggtgtttgtatgtcacaaaatggcttgCAAACGGGCCACCATATTTTGACAATTCTTTCACTAAAGTGTtcgtgaagtgttccgacgtgtttgtgtgtacgACAAGTTCAGAATATTCGCCGGGAAAGTCGAAATAACGAAAGTGAACGGAACTattattttgtatgagacgttttaaggcgtttttcaacagcctacttgatggcaagacgaaatttgccgggaccactagttatacaatattttcacatctgacttacctgagttacctcagggatgtcaaaaatccttgttttcggatgacacaggcctctccgcacAAAGGACATAGCCTGCGTGTAAGTTGTAGGAGATTGCAaaagagtttggatattttttcttcatacttgcaaacatGGAAGCATTCTCCCAATGCTTCCagaactcaactaataatattcccacatcaACCTTTAAGTAGtttaagtagacatgttgttattATGAGAggagtttcaataaattggtcagatgaagttaagtatctagggctcatgctagataaaaattgaactttcaaaaatcacattgcgggcattcaagccaaatgtaacaaataagtAAAATGTCTTCATCCACTTTTTTACggaaaattaaaactttgtcttaataATTATTCTCTCCATTTTGTTCTGTCAAGAAACTTGGTACAAAAACAACTAGTCAGCTAAGAGATCAAGCTTTGTTAATGTTCTTAGCTTCGAAGAATTTGGATTGTGAAAAGATGGAGATCGaacactacccgagcagaagaaaataactactgaatatcaaattgaggtattccataccagacaatttcaaatacttacaacctgaatgaggtatgaatgagccctgcataagaggtaaaatacctcaaataatacctcatgcatattctacaaataccaagctgataactagatcaggtattgtaatacctaaataatacttgatggatttgcatatgaaagtgaaatttttcaatacctccagcagtcctcaatagctatcgaataccaaaatgaagtatttttaattgtttttcaaataccattataataccaaaatgaggtattgacaactgaataatacctaattatggtatgataccaaaatatggtatgcataagttattggggagttatttgttcctcctcgggtaaccATGAGTCATtatagaaaaataatttaactAAACCGTttgttttttcatagttttacAAATGCCCAACCACATAGCAACGTCATGTCAACATGTGTAAGTCATTAGAAAACCTCGACAACCTGGGGCATCTACTGCTTCAATTTCGGTACAACACCAACAAACATTTGTCAACCTGAGAGACAGAGAGGGAGTTCGTCCCCAATCAAAACGCGAACAGAGCAGGCTAAGGTCAAACCGCACCGCCTGTTTTGGATCGGCAGAGAAGAGAATACGATATTTTTGGAATCCCGCGCTGTTTAGTCCATCAACGCATGCACCGCAGAAGCCATGGACGATGAAGCCATAAGATGGAGCTCCAAATGGCGTGCGTGGGAAAATAGGGAAATATTTACGGCTTATTGAGTGACACTTTTAATTAGACGAGGTGCCAAACATTGATGATTGGACGAGATGGGACCAGTTTGTTGCGTGCGAGCAAAACGGTACATACAAGGAAACAAGCGTCATCAACGCAAAATATACGCATAAGCATTGACAAAGTTCGCGCGgttggtttgattttttttggctAACTTGATCGTGATGCGGAACGACATGTGTTTTGCCTGTTGTTTATACGCGATCCGAGTTGGCCTAGTCCTTTTAAGGCGAAACAATTGATCGGAAAGATAGACGTTTGTGACAGCGCAGTCTCAGCGTGCGCCTTAAGTAAGTTGTTCAAGTTGACTGCGATCGACCTATCGCCATATTGGACAAACTTATGCAGTGTAAATAATATGTCATCGAATTACTTCAGGCCGGTTTCGATTACTGTGCGATCGTGTTTGTCTTGATAAGCAAGGTGTCTCCGCGCTTTATGAATTGCAAATCACGGGGTCTGGGTTTGCCATTTTTGGCGGGATATAACTCACCTGATTCTTGGCAGCATCGCCAATCAGCCGTTCCGTGTCGTTGAAGGCAACGTACGAAGGGGTCGTCCGGTTACCCTGGTCGTTGGCAATAATTTCCACCTTGCCATGCTGCCAAACGCCGACACAGCTGTAGGTCGTTCCCAAATCGATTCCGACGGCCGGTGTCTTGCCCATGTTTCGCACTCTTTTTTCTTGTTTCTTCCAAACCTGTTGAAGCAACAAACACACGAAATTTGCAATAATAATACTAGGCAACACTGGTTCACATTCTTTTGATTATTTGCAATGGATTCAATAGATAGTGGCCCGTTGACTTTAAATCTGTACTCAGaattttagtaacacatttagtTGTTTAGATAAAaaggattttattttcaaaattttatcgtttttGTTCCAAAGCAAACGATTATCAGTTTTTAAAATCatagtttaaatatgttatatcCGTTaattgagctggaaaaattgctaaagttgtTGCAAGaatatgctctttcgtattataaaatacagtgatacctccatgagtcgatgttccataactcgatattgactcatggaaccatactaaaatcaaaatttcatggttactacgatggtccccccaaacagctttccaaagcatttgtttccacgactcgatatttccatgagtcgatggtcccttcacatatcgactcatggaggtttgactgtaaaaacaagaattcattaaacattttagaacccaatttttccaataattgccCCGGGAATGttagggaccgttcaaatattacgtaacacaacagggggagggagggggtcttacatagtgttacggtccatacaaaaaattaaaatttcccatacaaaagctgttacgtgggggtggaagggggtctaaaattgaacaattttgcgttacgtaatatttgaatgaacccttatatggatcatttcaataatttatgtagtaaatctcttggaaacttctctaggaatttcaccagcaattttttccaagattttttcaagaactacTCCAGTTTTTCTATAGGGAATCATTTTAGAATACCTCCGCGAATTGACCAGCGATGCCTATAGGAAACACTACTTCGATATTCTGGGAGTTATTGCAGAAAAATTATCAGAGAAATCCAcaatgattttttctaggagttctttcagaaaacatttcggaaattcctttagGATTAACTCATTGAACCATTTCTGGGcataagaaatttctctagagaattACTACAGAAGCTCTTCAGGGAGTATTTCCCAAATTTACCCAGAAGTACTAGgtagaaatccttggaaattcctagaaaaaaacaTCATGGAGAAAGTTCTGAAGCATTCGGCGGAGAAACTGTTTTAAAAATTATAGTATATTATATCACTTAATTTATATAGGAACGTTCTTGCAGAAATACGGAACGTTCTGAAGAATTTTTAGGGAAAATACTGAATAAACTGCcgagaactcctagaggaatttccaaACAAATACTTATAGGAACATCCACAGGAAATCGTAGAGCAGAAATCCTTCAATAGAACCTCCTAGATAAACTTCTGGGTTTGCTTtcgaaggaactcttggaaaatCTTACGGAGCTTCTGAATGAACTACTGACAGAACTTCCGGGTAAACTACTCGGAGAATTTCCGGGGGAAATCCTAGAGATGCTTCCTAAGGGATTCCAGGACTGGTAGAACTCCTACAGCAACTACCATAGGAATTTTAGGAGAACTTCTTCAGGAactcctgcagaagcttccgaAAGCATTTCAGGAGAACCTTCCAGAACTATCATAAGAATATTTAGGGGCACTCCCGAAGGAATTTTTAAGGAACCTTCATAAGATACCCGCTTCCAGATAAACTCCTAGgggaattttcggaggaatttgtTGTGAAACTCAAACTGGgctgatttcttcaccttcgcttaggGAGCAACTTCCTGAAGAACTCTCTTGATGAAATCGAAGAGGATCATCCGGAAGATcacctagaggaacttccggaggattGTGAAACTTTCGGAAGGAATCCGAGgaactttcagaaaaaaaaacctttacaGAAACATATGAATTAGCTTCTAGAGGAAATcccaggggatttttttttcgtatgaaCTGCTACAGGAACGTCCAGAGGAACTTCTACAATAACttgtggaagaactcctatAGGAACTTTTAGAGGAACTACCGCAGAACTTCTAAGCgaacttccagaggaaattctaaAGCAACTTAcaggaaaaaaatcctgtaggaacttctggaaaaacTTTTAGTGCAACGTTGGTATAGGAATACCTCCAAAGTTTCACTAAAAATTTAGATTTACTCCTTCAATTTgtccagggattcctacagaggaattctcctggaatttttccagggattccctcaggaatttctccaaaatccaCTTCGAAGATatctcgaggattttttttcttatggtcTTAGGAAGGAAATAGGAGATATTTTCGAGAATTTCTCCGGGTATTCCAGTAACTCCTTCAAGGTTTTCTTGGAAGATTTCCCCAAGAAATAATTTAGATATAACCcacccggaattcctccagagaaaacaccaaaaattctaacaaagattcatccagggattcttccgaaaattgtcGCTGAGATTTCTTCAGCATTCACCaaggcttcctccaggaattcctcattcaaatatctccagagattcctccacaaTATTCCTCATgaaaatccttcagggatttctcaaggaatttctctagagaaaaTACGCCTCGAATTCCCAACGGATCCTTCCAACGActcgtccagaaatttctccctcagaaattcctccaagagctcttccttcagagatttctaaaCGTATTTCCCTAGTTCAGAGATATTCTCGAAAACTTCTCCAGGGATGACAGTactttctccaaggatttcctgaaaatatttctccatgaaatatttcaatccctgtagaaactcctacagggatttctcGAAATAATTCAGACAATTCAGTAATTCCTTTGAAGATTCCATCTGAACAGATATCTGAATTCaacttctagaaattccttataggattcctccagaaattctttctgcaaattttcttaatttcccTCCCTGAATTCCAGCAATTTGTCCTAGGATTTTCTCTGAAATCACTCCAGAAGCTCCTTTAGGAAGTTCTCAACGGACTTCCTTAGGAACATTTCAATAGGAAatgattcaattattttataaaaaaaactcgtcGAAAATTTCAGATATTCCGAAAAGGGTACACCTGAGACATTTCCAGAAaagctccagggattcttccaagaaatcccAAAGGGACTCCTCCAGTGTTCCAGCATTTatttaagggattcctccacaGAATTCCTTtaactctttcaggaatttttcaaggaattactGTAGGGAAATTTCAACGCTAaataattacttttttttttcaaaaactcatgTAGCGatttcagtaatttctccaaagaaatcaccttgaaatttcttcaaagattcctccagagacttttccataaatccgaaaattttctggattttttcaagggttttcctcaggaatttctccataagcTACTTAAAGTATTtctcagaaaaagaaaaaagaattCCTACATGCCTTCCAGTATTTAttgcaaggatttcttcaaagatttcaccaagaaagaaattcagatactttccagaagttcctccaggaatttctccggagactCCTTCGAGGATTACCCCTGGGATTTCTAGCATAGTTTCaacagtaatttctccagaaaattccttcaatgattcctctagaaaactgtcttcttcggagtttctcaatggatttttttcaggaattcttctagggctTCCTTCAAAAACTCAAGGATTTTACCTTAGAACTTttgataaatattattttttaaaccagCTCCAATGGgactccaggaataccttcaataCCTAACTCTGCCATggattcctgcagggattatTCCAAGTATGATTGCAGAGATTTCtgtagaaaaatctctacaaagatttttctagaaaattcacTAGGAGTTCActcaggaatgtctccagtgaatctttcaaagattcctcaagTAAATTTTTTACTGGGATTTTCCCAAGAATATCTTCAAGGGTTCTTCAAGGAATCATTCCAGatattcctccggaaatttttcAAACGATTTATCCTGATATTCTTTCAGAGTATCCTTCAGAGACTCCTTCAAGGATCCATCTAGGAAAAACTCTAAAGGGATCCTTCCATCcttaatcagaaattcctccatgggTTTTTTAAAGGATACTTCAGGACTCCATTGATTTCTCCAGGGTTTCTTTACTGCACTAATTTTTtgatggattcctccaggaatttcttaagaaataccTCCTAGAAAAGCACTACTTGAATTACTCCATGGAATTTGAAAggttttctcagaaatttcttcagagttcagagttctctagaaatttttccaaagattaacCATGAaaccctccaggaattttatcataaaatgttctaagaattcctccaggcattACAGTAGAAAAATCTGTAcctagattcctctagaaaaaccccttcatggattcctccagacaTTTATCCGGCGATTTCTCCATGAAATCGTCCAAGGattatccagggatttctccagggattttttcagagatgcttccagggattcctttaggatTTACTCAGATAATCTATCAAAGAGTCCTTCATCAATTAACCCAGGTAACTTTACATTGATTGATTCAGCTATTTACCAGGTaaactttcagagattccaacaGGAATCTCCCCAGAGATTGCTTCAGAGATTTATTCGGGTATTCATCCAAAGACTCCAGCAAGATTTTTGCAAAGGATGTTCCAAAGAATCTTCCAGAGATTAGGCAAGGATTCCCCAAAGGATTCTCATAGATATTCTCCTAGAGATTACTCTAAGGGTGCATTCATGTAATACTACGGAGATACTAGAGGGGATCATCCAGGGATCTCTAGGGATTACTCTAAGCAtgtcttcatgatttttttcaaaaggtttctccagggatgGCTTAAACAATTTCCccagcgattcctccaggaatttttccaagggctttttaaaaacttgttcagcataggagttcctcgagcaatttctgaacaaattcttggaggaatccctggaggtcttagagaaatttctgattatattcttggaggaatttatgagagaatttctagaggtttttgtacagaaattttccgaggccAATaacgaatctctgaaaaaaatcttggggaatttctgaaggatttttcgcaaaaaaaaatatttggagtgaaTCATGAAATGGTTTTCTTGGAGGCATTCTtgggagaatttttgaaggaaaatctTGTAGTAATTTATTGTAGAATCTCTGGTGGaacctctgaagaaattcctgcagaaatcgcTGGAGAATTCTcctgaataattcctgaaggaatctcgaGAGACCTACCCgaggaaatttctgcagaaatcactggagaaataacAGGAGTAATTCTTTAAGATTCCTGAAGTAGTTCCTGGATAAAGCTAAGTATTTTTGCAGAGattttcctggtggaatccttggagatttATCTGGTAAGATATCCATAGGAATATCAGGAGAAAACGTTTGAATAATTCTTGAATAAAcacctgaaagaatccctggagcaatcCCTAGAATAATTGCTTAAAAAGTTCacggagaaatccctgaagaaaaatCTCAGTAAAAATTATACAGGAGTAATCACTCGCAAAATCTCTAGAAGTAGAATCCTTGTGGAGACCCCTGGAATAATATTTGGAGGAAACCTTAGATGAACCAGacagaattccagaaagaattgctgaaggtattcctggaaccTTGTCGGAACCGTTCTAAATCTAGTTTGTATTGAATTTCTGGCAGGTAATCTTTGGAGGTAAtctttcctggagaaatctctggaagagtatCTGGAGAAATACCTGGTGGAAACATTGGATATATTTcgaaagaaactcttgatggaatctctggagtttttcctgaaggaattcctcgaaaatggcaatatttttcagttaccCTCGGCTGTTTTCCAAGTTTGTAACTAGTACGACGTGCTGCATTCATTTTCATGGTgagaaaaattttatcaaatgtcaTGAAaaagagatagaaaattgggtcggaAACAAGGGTGGTAAAAAGGTATTGCGGCAAAATGAGCACTGTCGTGGAATTTGGGAAATTTTGCATTCTCTCAACGCCTTACTTATATACCAATTTGAAGCTGAGAACAACTTGAAGTCTTGAATACCATTGACTTTTATACCGTAAAATATGTGGAGTTCAGAGTTGGCAAGTGGTAGCCCCACGAAaaacctttcattccattcagtagaagcattagccgactgttcgtgtgaccaacatctagtttgctacGCTCTGACAGtctgagtaccgggtctataagtgtcaaatcaaatttttcaaccataataaaacattctctacaacatggcactaaacaaacaatcaaaaacatcaatagtaagtattaataaaataattatattttgtgataacagcgccactagcgttctactacttatatttctattttccATTCTGACGTGACTATAGGAGTGAGACgtcaaagttgtgccatgcctactagatcgttagATCGATGCTAaattctcggagttctttcaacagtcttttgattgtcagccatcataacagggttggaggCCAAGATCTGTgaaaatgttcattcagtactaCACAATACAGTTCATATACAATACAGATTTCGTGCAGTGtatgaaattttaatgaaatatgcatattctcagaaaATTAGGCGGTGTCCATTTCGTCCCGTGTGTTCATTGTGCCCCTAATCCCCAAAATGACTTGTCGAATGATGCTGATTTGttatattatcattttttttctaatttggccTAACGGAAACGGTTATGGGTATTCCGTTATGTTTGTTATGTTTGTGCGGCCTAGATTACCGTAGCAGTAAACatgcagcttttcagcaagatcCAGATGAATGGGTTCGAacttcgaatcccatcggtcggaGATTTTTTCGAGTTGCATTGCGTTGCGTCGCGTATtaacggagtatttcgtagattgcatactggAAACTTATTCCAATAGGGCCCTAAAACCAAGCCTAAAAccctgtcctaattttagtacCGAACGTTTAAGTTAAGGCCAAAATCACATGTCtacttaatttttaaatgattttcgttaatttcacttcaaaaaccattttttacgatttttgagattttgttacaccccttggtttaaactcaaattatgggtatattttgttttccgtgtcccttccgaaatgtcagataggaacaaccccagtgttaaaactaaaagccctttGTCATTTTTGACGTCAAGGTGATCAAAAGTGGTAAGGTTCATAATTGGAACctcttttaaaattaaagtttaaatttattttagccgttatttgagttggaaaaatttctaaagtagttgcaagaatatgcttttttgtattcttaaataaaaacaaaaattcattgaaaacttTAGGAtccaaattatttattttggttaaaatagctGTTCAATCAGAAGTAATAGATGAAAAGACATTACAACTTCCATTGCCGGTcacgcccatcttctccgttacgaggaaagcgaaggataatgatgatatgacacctacttAAAGAGAGGTCAGTGGCTCATcgacgccctcatagatgtcaagAAGTTGGACGATATTGAAGGAAACTATAGCGAGTGCTACGGCCGGATTTAAATTGTGGGGATCGATGTTGCTAAGAAAATTAATGTCACTCCATGCGCGAGTCTTCCAGGAATGGGCCACAGGTATTTCCACCTTGGGTCTTAGCTAAAGAGCTTTGGTTTAAGCGCCATTGCTCGCTCTCTTAAACCAGAAAACAAATTGACCCTACCCTCCGAAAAAAACCTagttgcattgaaaatattttttttagattggaACGAACTCACAAAATCCGATCTAAGCATATAATACCGTTTGTCACTCGACTGGTTATCTCCAAAAACAGCGCGCTGTTGCTTTGCATGAAAAACGATGTTATCCTAGAGGTTTTCCCAcatgtgttgtacaaaatacaacagtgcGACCTTTGAAGTGTTACTGGCCAATAAAGATACGGTTTCCACAATAATTTTCATTCACTTTGGAAGGTTAAACAATTGATTCTAGTTTCATAATAATCACTCCTACACCTAGCACAACCATTATAAACGAAGCGGTTTCCACAAtttgaaacgtttttttttaatatacgaATGCACTTAATGGCATTATCACATGCTACAACTATCAACtaatgtaatttttcaacagaACCACACTTATCACATACGAAAACTATCCGTGTGGCGTAGCACCAGCCGAAACACCATCGTGCAAAAATCCATCTCGCAGAACGCGAAAAAACGTGACAGGCAGTTGAAAACACAACCACGCGGCCTACTCCGACGGAGATTTTTCCGAGTTGGGAATTTTTTTCGACTTCTACTTAGAGTGCCAATTAAAAATTAACCCAATCGCCATAAACCCAATTAACattaaatatgaaaatttgtgacattgttctatagttttgaaaaaaaaaataaggaaaaatttaAAACGTATTCGAAGTCAGCGATTCCATTGTAAATGATCAAAGTgcgcaaaaaaagttttaattttgtcGCCTGATGTAACCCGACACTTCTAAGAGGTGTTTACGAATATAAATGCAGTGCTCTAAAAATATTCATGTGCCAAAATATCCTCCAGTCGGGCGGAAAAGCGATGATAAatctttccaaaattttcttccCACGCGCGTGCAAGAAAATCGCTCGGAACCACCGCCCCCACCAATAATCCGATTCTGTCTATTTTCGTTGCACCATCCACACCGAAGCTGTGTTTTCTCAACCGTATTCAATGGAAACAGGATCATTCTAGATCAATCGCTCTAAATTCCACTCTGAATGCAGCCAAATCTTCTCACAATTACGCATTCCCACAATTAATCATCAATTTGCGATCGTCATCGCGAAGCAACCACTTTGATGTCCTTATTTGGGAAGGCTCTTGTTAGCATTACTAATTAGCCTGCTCGGATCGACGCCGGATCGATCGCCACCACACCGAACCATAATTCAATTAGACACTTTCGGGCAATTAGTGCATATTTTCACCGGGGGGGTCTTACACTTGCCTTAGAGGTGGACACTTCACACGGGAACTGGAAATGAAGCACCAGTTGGTTTCTTTTCGCTAGAAAGCAAATCACGAGATCTGCACCGGACAACCGCGACGAACAGAGTACAAACTGGGCGCCGTGATCACACCGCTTTTAAAGTGATTCTCTCACGATCACGATCACCAGGCGTCGTCGCCGTTGTTGGCGTGTGAGCGAAAATCTTtttggaactgcaaatctctggACTGTGTGAGATGTTCTCACTGAGTGATAgattcagttttgaacaatatttaaaacaattttaataatttgttgAAAAGTCTCCAGATTTTGATACGagatttaaaattattatcaaacattATCATCTTCGAATATTGTCATCTGTCTACACCGACAAATTTGAATCGAAAGTCTCGCTTTGCGACCAAAACAAACCACATGTTAATAGCTTATCGCATTTTTATTAACATTCCTCCATTACATTTGTTTCTATACACAGTACAATATTTGTACGAACACTATTCCACTAAATTATCACGTTTCATTGAATCCATCAACGATCGCCTACGGTTAGGCTATCCGCCGTACGCACGCTTTCGAAAACGAATATTGTCTACAGAGCGCATCAGAGCATGATTTTGCTTTCGAACATCAGTTTCCCTGGGCAACGCGCGATCACCATTTATTTTTTGcccttctttttctttttctgcCCCTCGGGCCATGCGAATCCTCGCGATTTCAGAACGTCCTGGAAAATTAAGATTGCATTAGATTTTAGCCAATGAAATCTACAATACGCTTCAAACCTGGATGTTATGACACACATAGTACGCGTTCTCCATTGCGGCTTCGCTGAACAGATCGCCCTGAAACTTGGACGATCCCTTGCCCTTTCCTTTTCCCTTCTTTCCTTTGCCTTTCTTCGGCTTGGCTTCCGATTCCTCTTCGTCTACTTCGTCATCTTCGCCACCACCTCCGGCGCTCGAACCTCCACCACCTCCCCCTGCACTACCGCCAGGAGATTTATCTCCCGGTTCTTTCGCACCCGGCTTTCCAGCAGGCTTCTTCTTGCCTTTTCCgcccatttttcaattttttgatttggaagaCACTTTCTTCCAGTTTACAACACAATAATCCTGCGTTTATCGATCCAACAACGTCCAAACGCTCGAAATCGGAGCAAGCGCCTCGTTTCTATGGAACCCTATGGTTTCTACTATGGTTTCTCCCGTTTCTATGGAACCCATAGACTTCCAGGTTCACCGAATTTCGCAAAGGAGCGCAATACAGTTTCTTATCTCGTCGCTTCTTAGCAATGTTTGGACAATTTATAGCGTATCTTTCCAGGTATCGGCCGATGTTGTAGCACTTGTTCTTGGCTTCTGTTCTGTGGGTATCACCCTTAAGAACGTTATCGGGGTTCCCATTTTCATTCATACACAACGTGCTTGATTGACGTGCGAAAATTATCGGTCAAAGTCCACTCACGTGGGTTTTTGGGCACTTTCGTTCGATTACTTGTCAATGAAGTTCGTCTGTGGCGATCTGAAAGAGAAACTTTGTCTTCGTCAATGATTGTTCCTATTCTCGACAGAAATCTGGTAAAGTACAATAGTCAAGAGTGTCTGTTATTCAAATGTGCCAGGATTTCTTTCTCACAAGAGTGAAATCATTTGAGATCtgtcagtagaagcattaacctaagaatgctaatatcgctactgttcgtgttaccaacatctagtttgccacgcgctgacagcttgagtaccggtcctcaaagtgtcaaataaattttaaaatcatccactacaacatgtcatcgagaaaacaatgaaaagatacagttaaaggtgataataaactaattcagttttttGAGAACAGCGTCATTAGcattctactactaatatttctattgatcTGTCTTATTCATGTAACGGTTGAGATTTACATGCGAAATCACTCACGCTGATGAGCTCTCAAAATGTTTCATTGATAAGATCCGTCTGAAAACCGTTAATTTTAATTTGGCTGATGAGATCAGAAGGATTTACAATAATTCTAGTAAACATTCTAGGAAGTAACGCTTTCTATGAGAAAACTTTGCAAATTCAAGATAATAAGCCAAACGAACGAGTGAACTCATGCTTGAATTTTGGCTATGTTTCGTGCGACTAACAGACATGTGAGAATTTGGTTTCTTTGCATAACTGCTCACTAAATGATTA is a genomic window containing:
- the LOC110674420 gene encoding small lysine-rich protein 1; the protein is MGGKGKKKPAGKPGAKEPGDKSPGGSAGGGGGGSSAGGGGEDDEVDEEESEAKPKKGKGKKGKGKGKGSSKFQGDLFSEAAMENAYYVCHNIQDVLKSRGFAWPEGQKKKKKGKK